One genomic segment of Rubripirellula amarantea includes these proteins:
- a CDS encoding 4Fe-4S binding protein, with the protein MLNSRTLRRARYRVLAFAMCLLGSVIVAAALTKHDAFHKVFGDRIEIAFSIAGVLIFSAVLIFLTTFEFGRSRALLRMEWFVPTMRKRKSNLALSWTLPGRVLRMITPRWVQSEHVTKRRGLLRKTLRRLGRSWLASPVRRVCQSVCLVTFLALFFYVCWPYSAKPAPPPLTSSNWAFETIDEDTGYFVLARSPESNNASDDIESSEESSSVTDDWVNDRKGTLYVADEAIARAASRDEDVTCIAAFEKVGGGREQVWLNLQGELTPEVMDAFFTGSGSFRLYEREPQAWPSHYANNLADKEIVHAETFLIIDPLVSISTAIASRSWVWSLAFAAVILIVCVLIPRGFCGYLCPLGTTIDLFDWAIGSRTKRFRVPGDGWWVHIKYYLLAGTLVAAVCGVLVSGLFSAIPVITRAMLFAVDPLVSGSTRGWHLVPAIGWGQVLSLVMFAAVLGLGFLRPRFWCKYVCPSGAVFSLGNLFRVTERKVESSCINCNKCVEICPFDAIKPDFTTRTSDCTMCQSCGGVCPTHAIKFVERWNVVELKIEDDPPTHETALGRRGFLSLAAGGTAASVGGITIAATAKAFGASLDDPDSVRPVRPPGSVPEKEFLEMCIRCGECFKACPNNVLQPEGFEQGLEGLWAPLVNADWAGCESSCNACGQVCPTGAIRPLPIEEKKVTRMGLAIVNEATCLPYAGTGDCDLCVQECNAAGYHAIEYTQVGTQTDENGLPIEGTGFLAPIVLEDACVGCGLCQTRCYAVNVKAEKLLEHSAIVVEAGEGKEDRQMK; encoded by the coding sequence ATGCTCAACTCCCGAACTCTTCGACGTGCCCGATACCGCGTGCTGGCCTTTGCTATGTGCTTGCTCGGATCGGTAATCGTTGCAGCCGCTTTGACGAAGCATGACGCTTTTCACAAAGTCTTTGGTGATCGAATTGAAATTGCATTCTCGATCGCCGGCGTGCTTATCTTTTCGGCCGTTCTGATCTTCCTGACGACGTTTGAATTTGGCCGTTCGCGAGCACTGTTGCGGATGGAATGGTTTGTTCCGACCATGCGGAAACGCAAGAGCAACCTGGCACTTTCATGGACACTTCCCGGTCGAGTTCTGCGGATGATTACTCCGCGATGGGTTCAATCCGAACATGTAACTAAACGTCGAGGTCTGCTTCGAAAAACTTTGCGCCGTTTGGGACGATCTTGGTTGGCATCACCCGTGCGCCGAGTTTGCCAAAGCGTTTGCTTGGTCACTTTCTTAGCGCTGTTCTTTTATGTTTGCTGGCCCTACAGCGCCAAACCCGCGCCCCCGCCGCTCACGTCGTCGAACTGGGCATTCGAAACGATTGACGAGGACACTGGATATTTCGTTCTGGCACGGTCGCCTGAATCCAACAACGCATCAGACGATATCGAATCGTCCGAGGAAAGCTCAAGCGTGACCGACGATTGGGTTAACGATCGAAAAGGAACGCTTTACGTCGCCGATGAAGCAATCGCACGGGCTGCATCTCGCGATGAAGACGTGACGTGCATCGCTGCGTTCGAGAAGGTCGGCGGCGGACGAGAACAGGTGTGGTTGAACTTACAGGGTGAACTGACACCTGAAGTCATGGACGCGTTCTTCACCGGATCAGGATCGTTTCGCCTTTACGAACGAGAACCTCAAGCGTGGCCGTCTCACTACGCCAATAATCTCGCCGACAAAGAGATCGTCCACGCGGAAACGTTCTTGATCATCGATCCGCTGGTCAGCATCTCGACTGCGATCGCGTCACGCAGTTGGGTTTGGTCGTTGGCGTTTGCTGCGGTGATCCTTATCGTTTGCGTCTTGATCCCGCGAGGATTCTGTGGCTACCTGTGTCCGCTCGGAACGACCATTGATTTGTTTGACTGGGCAATCGGTAGTCGAACGAAACGGTTTCGAGTTCCCGGCGATGGCTGGTGGGTTCACATCAAGTACTACTTGCTCGCGGGCACGCTGGTGGCGGCCGTTTGCGGTGTTTTAGTGTCGGGTTTGTTCTCTGCGATTCCCGTAATCACTCGGGCAATGCTGTTCGCGGTGGACCCGTTGGTCAGTGGATCGACGCGTGGTTGGCACTTGGTGCCTGCGATCGGTTGGGGCCAGGTCCTGTCCTTGGTGATGTTTGCCGCCGTGTTAGGCCTCGGTTTCCTTCGTCCCCGATTTTGGTGCAAGTACGTGTGTCCAAGCGGAGCCGTTTTTTCACTAGGCAATTTGTTTCGCGTGACCGAACGAAAGGTGGAATCGTCATGCATCAACTGCAACAAGTGCGTTGAGATATGTCCCTTTGATGCGATCAAGCCCGACTTCACGACTCGGACGTCGGACTGCACGATGTGCCAATCCTGCGGCGGCGTTTGCCCCACCCATGCGATCAAGTTTGTTGAGCGATGGAACGTGGTGGAACTGAAGATCGAAGATGATCCCCCCACTCATGAAACCGCGCTGGGTCGTCGCGGATTTCTTTCGTTGGCCGCAGGCGGCACGGCCGCATCGGTCGGAGGCATCACGATTGCTGCAACGGCCAAAGCGTTTGGCGCAAGTCTCGACGATCCTGATTCGGTGCGTCCAGTTCGACCGCCGGGTAGCGTTCCAGAAAAAGAGTTCTTGGAGATGTGCATTCGTTGCGGCGAGTGTTTCAAGGCCTGCCCCAACAACGTGCTGCAGCCCGAGGGATTCGAGCAGGGACTTGAAGGGTTGTGGGCACCGTTGGTGAACGCTGACTGGGCTGGTTGTGAATCGAGCTGCAATGCGTGCGGTCAAGTTTGTCCAACCGGCGCCATTCGGCCTCTTCCCATCGAGGAAAAGAAGGTCACGCGAATGGGGCTAGCGATCGTCAACGAAGCCACCTGCTTGCCCTATGCCGGCACCGGTGATTGCGATTTGTGTGTCCAGGAGTGCAACGCCGCAGGCTACCACGCCATTGAGTACACCCAGGTGGGAACGCAGACCGACGAAAATGGTCTGCCCATCGAAGGCACCGGATTTCTAGCTCCCATCGTCCTAGAGGATGCTTGCGTCGGGTGCGGCCTTTGCCAAACACGTTGCTACGCCGTTAACGTGAAGGCCGAGAAGCTACTCGAACATTCCGCCATCGTGGTCGAAGCGGGTGAGGGCAAAGAAGACCGTCAAATGAAGTGA
- a CDS encoding FG-GAP repeat domain-containing protein: MAAVEANSAALDTRAPTSDVAITTFCGACHVFPQPESFPVSRWRDEVEQGFRIYGDSGRNDLVPSDVEATVAWFERHAKPDYDFSGTAMPSQPDRLFKQIKMAPEPSNVFGCVTHIRSLAPANFLKTDTLMGLVWKTSFDGKNFQREVIGEAADPAHAEPTDLDGDGKVDYVVADLGSFNPAETFRGSLWWFHETPTGWQRIALRLGMSRVCDVRPLDYDGDGDQDLVVAEFGFRFVGSIHLLTNQGLKNGVPQFDWKVIDDRNGAVHVPVVDINQDGKPDIVTLVAQEHEAIEVHLNSGDSTMVRKQIYQAPDPSYGSSGIDIADMDGDGDLDILYTNGDTMDDALGKPFHGIHWLENTGEYPFKHHSIMNMPGVYRAVAGDIDLDGDMDIAAVALLSQPFMDTCPDVQFDGIVWLEQDAGKFSKHIIESDRCDWGSCVLNDVDDDGDLDLISGHFPSDSQITRPITVHRNQTKP, translated from the coding sequence GTGGCGGCAGTCGAAGCCAACTCTGCTGCGTTGGATACGAGGGCTCCGACTTCCGATGTTGCGATTACGACGTTCTGCGGAGCGTGCCACGTCTTCCCTCAACCCGAAAGTTTCCCAGTCTCGAGATGGCGAGATGAGGTCGAACAGGGCTTTCGTATCTATGGTGACTCGGGCCGCAACGACTTAGTGCCTTCCGATGTCGAAGCAACTGTGGCGTGGTTCGAACGCCATGCGAAACCGGACTACGATTTCTCTGGTACCGCGATGCCTTCGCAGCCTGATCGTCTCTTCAAGCAAATTAAGATGGCACCGGAGCCTTCCAATGTATTCGGATGCGTCACTCATATTCGCTCACTTGCGCCAGCGAATTTCCTGAAAACGGATACGCTGATGGGTCTCGTGTGGAAGACTTCGTTCGACGGAAAAAACTTTCAACGTGAAGTGATTGGCGAGGCTGCTGACCCGGCTCACGCGGAACCTACCGACTTGGATGGCGATGGCAAGGTCGACTACGTGGTTGCCGACTTGGGAAGTTTCAATCCAGCGGAAACGTTTCGCGGGTCGTTGTGGTGGTTCCACGAAACGCCTACGGGTTGGCAACGAATAGCACTGCGATTGGGAATGTCCAGAGTGTGTGATGTTCGTCCGCTCGATTACGACGGCGATGGTGACCAGGACCTCGTCGTGGCCGAGTTTGGCTTTCGCTTCGTTGGCTCGATTCACTTGCTGACAAACCAGGGCTTGAAAAACGGCGTCCCTCAGTTCGATTGGAAGGTTATCGATGATCGAAATGGTGCTGTTCACGTTCCCGTAGTCGACATCAACCAAGACGGCAAACCCGACATCGTGACTCTGGTTGCTCAAGAACACGAGGCCATTGAAGTTCACCTGAATTCCGGTGACTCAACGATGGTGCGCAAGCAGATCTACCAAGCGCCCGATCCTTCCTATGGATCCAGCGGAATCGACATCGCGGACATGGACGGCGACGGTGACTTAGACATCCTGTATACCAATGGCGACACGATGGACGATGCGCTGGGCAAACCATTCCACGGGATTCATTGGCTCGAAAACACTGGTGAATACCCGTTCAAACATCATTCGATCATGAACATGCCGGGCGTGTATCGTGCTGTCGCCGGCGATATTGACTTGGACGGCGACATGGATATCGCTGCGGTAGCATTGCTAAGCCAACCGTTCATGGACACTTGTCCGGACGTGCAATTTGATGGCATCGTTTGGTTGGAACAAGACGCCGGAAAGTTTTCCAAACATATCATCGAATCTGACCGATGCGATTGGGGATCTTGCGTGTTGAATGATGTAGACGACGACGGTGACTTGGATCTCATCTCGGGACATTTCCCTAGTGATTCACAAATCACTCGTCCTATCACGGTGCACCGTAACCAAACAAAGCCGTAA
- a CDS encoding RluA family pseudouridine synthase, producing MAARRLPSPSQPTGLLVHLIAVQSDTKRTRVKEVLRSGLVHVNGVSTTQHDTQVGPDDAVEIRNERAPAVRDLPFEVLFEDASIFVLNKPNGLLTVGHKREKNRTVESIVNQALSEHRQRCFIVQRLDLYTSGVLLLAKTEAAQKKIKDNWGASEKFYHALVEGIPDPPHATLTHFLSEDERLLVHASDSQNSGGVKATLSYETVKQHDAHTLLRIQLKTGKKNQIRAQMSAIGHPIAGDAKYGATTNPIERLCLHASSLTLKHPKTNQRMSFTAPLPAGMDI from the coding sequence ATGGCCGCACGACGGTTGCCCAGTCCCAGCCAACCGACCGGTTTGCTTGTTCATTTGATCGCGGTGCAAAGCGACACCAAGCGAACGCGAGTCAAAGAGGTTCTGCGGAGCGGTCTCGTTCATGTCAACGGTGTCTCCACAACCCAGCACGACACTCAGGTCGGGCCGGACGATGCAGTAGAAATTCGCAACGAACGAGCACCGGCCGTGCGAGACCTCCCGTTCGAGGTCCTCTTTGAAGACGCGAGCATCTTTGTGCTCAACAAACCCAACGGATTGCTCACCGTCGGCCACAAGCGAGAAAAGAATCGCACGGTGGAATCCATCGTCAATCAAGCCTTATCGGAACATCGGCAGCGATGCTTCATCGTTCAGCGACTCGATCTGTATACTTCCGGCGTGTTACTGCTAGCTAAAACGGAAGCCGCGCAAAAGAAGATCAAAGATAATTGGGGCGCCTCGGAAAAGTTCTATCACGCGTTAGTGGAAGGCATTCCCGATCCACCCCATGCCACGCTAACGCACTTCCTTAGCGAAGACGAACGATTGCTCGTTCACGCTTCCGATTCCCAAAACAGCGGCGGGGTCAAGGCAACGCTTTCCTACGAAACTGTTAAGCAGCATGACGCTCATACACTGCTTCGCATTCAGCTCAAGACAGGCAAGAAGAATCAAATTCGCGCACAAATGTCAGCGATCGGACACCCGATCGCAGGCGACGCCAAGTACGGCGCGACAACCAATCCGATCGAGCGACTTTGCTTACACGCATCGAGCCTGACGCTGAAGCATCCCAAAACGAATCAACGCATGTCCTTCACGGCACCCTTGCCAGCCGGCATGGACATCTAG
- a CDS encoding FMN-binding protein: protein MLCLSASSLSFRVAAIVAICGLTSFVQAFAQDTIEFANGSVMKGEILEIRKSDREFDFSSTIGGKTFKRTYSYDKVQAVTYNGKRFVLNEAGGSNADDSATGSDGEVTRTKEEVLAFIESVGSTDPDWLASTQLNHPKSLELAWPMKAEGPWNESKNVGQYIWGRVNPNESRWKPGVKLIYECMKLHENDSKLLRRDMEKLGDMYFTLFQDYPRAAYWLQKANVSATGPPGIFLAECYWRLGCKPMAMSQLRGKSLHFSAIKLFGDMGELKRATSLTRTYSKSSVFNEAFLNMGDALRGAGQMDQAVNYYQQIIDRNQARNAEYLARYKGRAQDAIEAIELSEKADVQRVADGSYTASSMGYNGQLEVEVQVASHKITQVRVTNHREKQFYAALSDTPKQILAQQGVQDVDGTSGATITSQAIIASTAKALARGAN, encoded by the coding sequence ATGCTATGCCTTTCCGCGTCGTCTTTATCTTTTCGCGTAGCCGCCATCGTTGCCATCTGTGGCTTGACCTCTTTTGTCCAAGCCTTCGCTCAGGACACCATCGAGTTCGCCAATGGTTCGGTCATGAAGGGAGAAATCCTCGAGATTCGCAAATCCGATCGCGAGTTTGATTTCTCTTCGACAATCGGTGGAAAGACTTTCAAACGCACTTACAGCTACGACAAGGTTCAAGCCGTTACTTACAACGGAAAACGATTTGTGTTGAACGAGGCGGGCGGCTCCAATGCCGACGACTCTGCGACCGGGTCGGATGGCGAGGTCACTCGCACGAAAGAGGAAGTTCTCGCCTTCATTGAGTCCGTCGGCAGCACCGATCCAGATTGGCTAGCCTCGACGCAGCTCAATCATCCGAAGTCGCTTGAACTTGCTTGGCCCATGAAGGCAGAAGGCCCCTGGAACGAATCTAAGAACGTGGGCCAGTACATCTGGGGACGAGTGAATCCGAACGAGTCGCGTTGGAAACCGGGGGTTAAACTGATTTACGAATGCATGAAGCTGCACGAAAATGATTCAAAGTTGCTTCGTCGCGACATGGAAAAGTTGGGCGATATGTATTTCACTCTGTTTCAAGACTATCCCCGCGCCGCGTACTGGCTTCAAAAGGCGAATGTGTCCGCCACAGGCCCGCCAGGCATATTCTTGGCCGAATGCTATTGGCGACTCGGGTGCAAGCCGATGGCGATGTCTCAATTGCGTGGAAAGTCACTGCACTTCAGTGCGATCAAATTGTTTGGTGACATGGGCGAACTAAAACGGGCAACAAGCCTGACGAGAACCTACAGCAAGTCGAGCGTGTTCAACGAAGCGTTCTTGAATATGGGCGACGCGCTTCGAGGCGCCGGACAAATGGACCAAGCGGTCAACTACTACCAACAAATCATTGACCGCAACCAAGCTCGAAATGCTGAGTACTTAGCCCGGTACAAGGGGCGGGCCCAAGACGCTATCGAAGCAATTGAGTTGTCCGAAAAGGCAGACGTGCAGCGGGTTGCGGATGGATCCTACACCGCGTCAAGCATGGGTTACAACGGTCAACTCGAAGTGGAAGTTCAGGTCGCATCACACAAGATCACTCAAGTTCGAGTGACCAACCATCGAGAAAAGCAATTCTACGCCGCACTTAGCGACACTCCCAAACAAATCCTTGCTCAACAGGGCGTTCAGGATGTCGATGGCACCAGCGGCGCGACAATCACCTCCCAAGCTATCATCGCATCCACCGCGAAAGCACTAGCTCGGGGAGCGAACTGA
- a CDS encoding ABC transporter ATP-binding protein yields MTLKNDDAPLLLDLQEVTVWRESTCILDSISLNVPTGRHTAVLGPNGSGKTSLLKLLLRQFYPSITKDGHQGRVFILGQEVWHVDELRRKMGVVSSALDQNFLHGRTGRMTVTQAIASGFTANELSHFGPRMTLEVIQAVDQAAESLGIASLQKRQLHTLSTGERRRALIARAMVHRPSILVLDEPTSGLDIAAQHLLLDQLRQLASESDLTMLLVTHHIEELLPEINHVVWLKSGRVVFDGNKREAITEARLSGVFDVPIEVNHSDSGWYSASIASSR; encoded by the coding sequence TTGACTTTGAAAAATGACGACGCACCGCTGTTATTGGACCTCCAGGAGGTCACGGTTTGGCGCGAATCGACTTGTATTCTCGATAGCATCTCGCTCAACGTACCGACGGGCCGACATACAGCCGTGTTAGGTCCCAACGGATCAGGAAAAACGTCGCTGTTGAAGCTATTGCTGCGGCAGTTCTATCCGTCGATCACCAAAGATGGCCACCAAGGACGCGTATTCATTCTTGGCCAAGAAGTTTGGCACGTTGATGAACTGCGTCGAAAGATGGGCGTGGTGTCGTCGGCGTTGGACCAGAACTTTTTGCATGGTCGAACCGGACGAATGACGGTCACGCAAGCAATCGCCAGCGGGTTTACGGCAAACGAACTTTCTCATTTCGGTCCGCGAATGACACTTGAAGTCATTCAGGCGGTTGATCAGGCGGCCGAAAGTCTGGGAATCGCGTCACTGCAGAAGCGTCAATTGCACACACTTTCCACGGGTGAACGTCGGCGAGCGTTGATCGCCCGAGCGATGGTTCATCGACCTTCCATCTTGGTGCTAGATGAGCCAACCAGCGGATTGGACATCGCGGCTCAACATTTATTGCTGGACCAATTACGCCAGTTGGCGTCGGAGTCCGATTTAACGATGTTGTTGGTCACCCACCACATCGAAGAGTTATTGCCAGAAATCAACCACGTGGTTTGGTTGAAGTCGGGGCGAGTGGTGTTCGATGGAAACAAGCGCGAAGCAATCACCGAGGCGCGACTTAGCGGTGTGTTCGACGTTCCCATCGAGGTCAACCATTCGGACAGCGGATGGTATTCGGCGAGTATCGCTTCGAGCAGGTGA
- a CDS encoding ATP-grasp domain-containing protein — MSQSLLLIVGGESDPNTQRVVDQAHLREVSYSFWNTDRDDAHRIAWDYQSSRLDLGDQTIDPTSVFLRYNVFEGDPKRNIAAFEMIQAYVLAWRSIKVLNRRTMTDGNNKSKNLRLALDLGFQIPETVVMGDLTPLSSIPEPDRRAMKPLSGGAHTVSVGDVHQDVEKLAGYGPMFVQEKLAGENLRVFSIGGELFCFHLQTQSLDYRDDASVGVVQVDVPEEIRVLSGELAKQIGFDYCALDFRCRSGMDDPVFLEVNSFPMFVRFDDAGQNCLADAMLKFLCFGA, encoded by the coding sequence ATGTCTCAGTCGCTGTTATTAATCGTGGGTGGTGAATCCGATCCCAATACGCAGCGTGTCGTCGATCAGGCTCACCTGCGAGAGGTTTCGTATTCGTTTTGGAATACGGATCGCGACGATGCGCATCGAATCGCTTGGGATTACCAATCGTCGCGTTTGGACCTGGGGGATCAAACGATTGACCCGACGTCAGTCTTCCTTCGATATAACGTGTTCGAAGGTGATCCCAAACGGAACATTGCAGCATTTGAAATGATCCAGGCGTACGTATTGGCGTGGCGATCGATCAAAGTGCTCAATCGAAGAACGATGACCGACGGCAATAACAAATCCAAGAACCTGAGGTTGGCTTTGGATCTGGGGTTCCAGATTCCCGAGACAGTGGTGATGGGTGATCTAACGCCATTGTCGAGCATCCCCGAACCAGATCGTCGTGCGATGAAGCCATTGAGCGGTGGAGCTCACACGGTCAGTGTTGGCGACGTTCATCAAGACGTCGAGAAGCTGGCTGGCTACGGGCCAATGTTTGTTCAGGAGAAGCTTGCCGGTGAGAACTTGCGGGTCTTTTCGATTGGCGGAGAATTGTTTTGCTTCCACTTGCAAACTCAATCGCTTGATTATCGCGACGATGCGAGCGTGGGAGTCGTGCAGGTGGACGTTCCCGAGGAAATACGTGTGCTTTCGGGTGAACTAGCAAAACAGATCGGCTTTGATTACTGCGCGCTTGATTTTCGATGTCGAAGCGGCATGGACGATCCCGTCTTCTTAGAAGTGAACTCGTTTCCGATGTTCGTTCGGTTTGATGACGCCGGTCAGAATTGTCTGGCTGACGCTATGTTGAAGTTTTTGTGCTTCGGAGCGTAA
- a CDS encoding tetratricopeptide repeat protein, with the protein MPKPAPRVHHDPTTPTKLDRKRWTFVAAVASLIVLVVFAAWWLIPQRSIRAAETAIRSRRFEEATVHVESYPWWGPQIKHAFFMRGRIARMSGNWVEANRLLGQALGMGCDPALIDRERKLVLAQGGAAPQFPDLLYQYISDAPDDASASFDAFAIGYLAAGMPEKADQIAARWQSIDPSDPRSSFYRGIAAQQTGKREVALDHFAQATALEPRFIESHFASASLLKELGRNQEAYETYRTIHLQLPERVDVRLALGETLWVLNRRDDAVEALKPIAKADPSIYRAGYLIGEQGVRTGDAEGIIEFVEPMMKHFPENGPLNYQLAVAYARQGDDKRHANAMAAFMEANGMLDLLRFQSFAAESRMDFAQLMDIAEKYYRYQWQGGPEWYAKAMAVNPGHLAPRQALLRYMLQSGAFEQAKVEQRIIESVLQGQPLGG; encoded by the coding sequence ATGCCTAAGCCTGCCCCCCGCGTCCATCACGACCCCACCACGCCGACAAAACTTGATCGCAAGCGATGGACGTTCGTTGCTGCTGTCGCCAGCCTGATCGTGCTGGTGGTGTTTGCTGCTTGGTGGCTCATACCTCAGCGAAGCATTCGCGCGGCGGAAACAGCGATCAGGTCAAGACGCTTTGAGGAAGCGACGGTGCACGTCGAGAGCTATCCCTGGTGGGGACCTCAAATCAAACACGCGTTTTTCATGCGAGGCCGAATCGCTCGAATGAGTGGCAACTGGGTCGAAGCGAATCGGTTGCTAGGACAAGCCTTGGGGATGGGATGCGACCCCGCGTTAATTGACCGCGAACGAAAACTGGTGCTAGCGCAAGGTGGTGCCGCTCCCCAATTTCCTGATCTGTTGTACCAGTATATCAGCGATGCTCCCGACGATGCCTCAGCAAGCTTCGACGCGTTCGCGATCGGCTACCTTGCTGCGGGAATGCCGGAAAAGGCGGATCAAATCGCCGCCCGCTGGCAATCAATCGATCCTTCTGACCCGCGATCGTCTTTCTATCGAGGTATCGCTGCTCAACAAACCGGCAAACGCGAAGTTGCTCTGGATCATTTCGCTCAAGCTACCGCTCTAGAACCGCGGTTCATTGAATCGCATTTTGCCTCCGCTTCACTCCTGAAAGAACTCGGCAGAAATCAAGAAGCGTACGAAACCTATCGCACGATTCATTTGCAATTGCCAGAGCGTGTTGATGTTCGCTTGGCTTTGGGTGAGACGCTTTGGGTGCTCAACCGTCGCGATGATGCGGTCGAAGCTCTTAAACCAATTGCCAAAGCAGACCCGTCAATCTATCGAGCTGGCTACCTGATCGGCGAGCAGGGCGTTCGCACTGGCGATGCCGAAGGAATCATCGAGTTCGTAGAGCCAATGATGAAACACTTTCCCGAAAACGGCCCGTTGAACTACCAACTCGCCGTCGCGTATGCGCGACAAGGCGATGACAAACGTCACGCCAATGCGATGGCAGCGTTCATGGAAGCCAACGGAATGCTGGATCTGCTGCGGTTCCAAAGCTTCGCAGCAGAATCGAGAATGGATTTTGCTCAGCTAATGGATATCGCGGAAAAGTACTATCGGTACCAATGGCAAGGCGGTCCGGAATGGTACGCCAAAGCTATGGCAGTCAATCCCGGTCATCTTGCACCACGCCAAGCGTTGCTGCGATACATGTTGCAAAGTGGAGCTTTCGAACAGGCGAAAGTCGAACAACGCATCATCGAATCGGTATTGCAAGGCCAACCGTTGGGCGGTTAG
- a CDS encoding non-reducing end alpha-L-arabinofuranosidase family hydrolase produces the protein MAWLRTEMAWLRTWVLMGAVMGMACPSWSADPFQTGDFRWTVTRPFLSVNAQRFPPSEDHPWLAIKDPSIVRHDGRWHLFCTLRKQIEGDGRIRIGYLSFEDWDDAVDADWSVLDLTMGYHGAPQIFFFEPHQTWYLVYQAEDSTRELKYGPCYSTNPDITNPAGWTLPEPLYVVKEGARAGLDYWVICDDANAYLFFTTLDGHMWRSRTAIDRFPSGPWTDPTVALKADLFEASHTYSLHGRNQFLTVVEAQGDQRRYFKGFLADSLDGPWKPLAATPKHPLVSPKNVVNQSDSWSTSYSHGEFIRMGINEHLEVDPNGLELLFQGANDQEYRQPDYGQIRWRLGRLMLQGS, from the coding sequence ATGGCTTGGTTGCGAACTGAGATGGCTTGGTTGCGAACTTGGGTGTTGATGGGTGCCGTCATGGGGATGGCTTGCCCGTCATGGTCAGCCGACCCGTTTCAAACGGGCGACTTTCGCTGGACCGTCACTCGACCGTTTCTATCGGTAAATGCCCAACGCTTTCCGCCTTCGGAAGATCACCCTTGGCTAGCGATCAAAGACCCCAGCATTGTCCGGCACGACGGCCGATGGCATCTGTTTTGTACGCTGCGTAAGCAGATTGAAGGCGACGGTCGCATTCGTATTGGCTACCTGTCCTTTGAGGATTGGGACGACGCTGTCGATGCCGATTGGAGCGTGCTTGATCTGACCATGGGATACCATGGAGCTCCCCAGATCTTCTTTTTTGAACCGCACCAAACGTGGTACCTTGTCTATCAAGCGGAAGACTCGACTCGCGAATTGAAGTACGGACCGTGTTATTCAACCAATCCCGACATCACGAACCCCGCCGGCTGGACCTTGCCCGAGCCTTTGTACGTCGTGAAGGAAGGGGCCAGGGCCGGGCTCGATTATTGGGTAATATGCGATGACGCAAACGCTTATTTATTCTTCACCACACTCGACGGACACATGTGGCGATCACGAACCGCCATTGATCGCTTTCCGAGTGGTCCGTGGACAGATCCCACGGTCGCTCTAAAAGCTGACCTGTTCGAAGCAAGCCACACGTATTCGCTACACGGTCGAAACCAATTCTTGACCGTGGTCGAAGCTCAAGGCGATCAACGTCGCTACTTCAAAGGATTTCTTGCCGACTCGCTTGATGGTCCTTGGAAACCGTTGGCTGCTACGCCGAAACATCCTTTGGTTTCGCCCAAGAACGTTGTGAATCAAAGCGATTCGTGGTCGACTTCCTACAGCCACGGTGAGTTCATCCGAATGGGTATCAACGAGCATCTTGAAGTCGATCCCAACGGTTTAGAGCTTCTATTCCAAGGTGCTAACGACCAGGAATATCGACAGCCTGACTACGGCCAAATTCGGTGGCGGTTGGGTCGACTTATGTTGCAAGGAAGCTAA